In one window of Acidobacteriota bacterium DNA:
- a CDS encoding RNA-binding protein, giving the protein MSRRKLYVGGLAFSTTEQQLEELFGNHGTVESANIITDRDTGRSRGFGFVEMSDPSEAQAAIGELSGSELDGRTLKVDEAKPRGDSRAGSSRGVW; this is encoded by the coding sequence ATGAGTAGAAGAAAACTTTATGTCGGAGGACTAGCGTTCTCCACCACCGAACAGCAACTGGAAGAACTTTTCGGGAACCATGGGACTGTCGAGTCCGCCAACATCATCACGGACCGCGACACGGGTCGCTCGCGTGGATTTGGTTTTGTCGAGATGTCGGACCCGTCCGAAGCTCAGGCCGCCATTGGTGAATTGAGCGGGAGCGAGCTCGACGGCCGCACCCTGAAGGTCGACGAAGCCAAGCCTCGGGGCGACAGCCGCGCTGGTTCCAGCCGCGGAGTCTGGTAG
- a CDS encoding P1 family peptidase, giving the protein MNRRNFSRLAMTLPLAAAASSNASGSSSPAPQPEDRDETEQSTYDGGLTDIDGFRVGHYTDPEQNTGCTVVLCGQGAVGGVSVRGASPGTRETDLLKPESTVEKVHAVMLSGGSAYGLETAAGAMQYLEERGIGYQVGDQIIPIVPAAILYDLRGRNAHIRPGKAEGYQACKNATDGLVQEGSVGAGAGATVGKLLGADRGMKGGIGSFSITVEDLTVAALVALNAAGDIVDPSSGQIIAGARQGARSAEFADVSRHLRQSKLAALQSGDGENTTLAVITTNASLTKAQAGKVADMAHNGYARTIRPAHTQVDGDTIFALSSGALSDFNPLQVGHLAAEAVAEAVVRAVKTAEPIRGFPSYETLIQLRRQRRG; this is encoded by the coding sequence ATGAACCGCCGCAACTTCAGCCGCCTGGCCATGACCTTGCCCCTGGCCGCCGCCGCCTCCTCCAACGCCTCAGGATCGTCCTCCCCCGCCCCCCAACCCGAGGACAGGGACGAAACCGAACAATCCACCTACGACGGCGGCCTCACCGACATCGACGGCTTCCGCGTCGGACACTACACCGATCCCGAACAGAACACCGGCTGCACGGTCGTCCTCTGCGGGCAGGGCGCGGTGGGAGGAGTCTCGGTGCGCGGCGCCTCCCCCGGCACCCGCGAAACCGATCTCCTCAAACCCGAGAGCACGGTCGAGAAGGTTCACGCCGTCATGCTCTCCGGAGGCAGCGCCTACGGACTCGAAACCGCCGCCGGCGCCATGCAGTACCTGGAAGAAAGGGGCATCGGCTACCAGGTGGGAGACCAGATCATCCCCATCGTCCCCGCCGCCATCCTCTACGACCTGCGCGGACGCAACGCCCACATCCGTCCCGGCAAGGCCGAGGGCTACCAGGCCTGCAAGAACGCCACCGACGGACTGGTGCAGGAAGGCAGCGTAGGCGCCGGCGCCGGCGCTACCGTGGGCAAGCTCTTAGGCGCCGACCGCGGCATGAAGGGCGGGATCGGCAGCTTTTCCATCACTGTCGAGGACCTGACGGTCGCCGCCCTGGTGGCCCTCAACGCCGCGGGAGACATCGTCGACCCGTCCAGCGGCCAGATCATCGCCGGCGCCCGCCAAGGCGCCCGTTCCGCCGAGTTCGCCGACGTCTCCCGGCACTTGCGCCAATCCAAGCTCGCGGCCCTCCAGTCGGGCGACGGCGAGAACACCACATTGGCGGTAATCACCACCAACGCGTCCCTGACCAAGGCCCAGGCGGGAAAGGTGGCCGACATGGCTCACAACGGCTACGCCCGCACCATCCGTCCGGCCCACACCCAGGTGGACGGCGACACCATCTTCGCCCTCTCCTCCGGAGCCCTCTCCGACTTCAACCCCCTGCAAGTCGGCCACCTGGCTGCCGAAGCCGTAGCCGAGGCCGTGGTCCGCGCCGTCAAAACCGCCGAACCCATCCGCGGCTTCCCCTCCTACGAAACCCTGATCCAACTCCGCCGCCAACGGCGAGGCTAG